From Coregonus clupeaformis isolate EN_2021a chromosome 2, ASM2061545v1, whole genome shotgun sequence:
gagaacaagtatttgatacactgccgattttgcaggttttcctacttacaaagcatgtagaggtctgtaatttttatcacaggtacacttcaactgtgagagacggaatgtaaaacaaaaatctgaaaaatcacattgtatgatttttaagaaaataatttgcattttattgcatgacgtaagtatttgatacatcagaaaagcagaacttaatatttggtacagaaacctttgtttgcaattacagagatcatacgtttcctgtaggtcttgaccaggtttgcacacactggagcagggattttggcccactcctccatacagatcttctccagatccttcaggtttcggggctgccactgggcaatacagactttcagctccctccaaagattttctattgggttcaggtctggagactggctaggccactccaggaccttgagattcttcttacggagccactccttagttaccctggctgtgtgtttcgggtcgttgtcatgctggaagacccagccacgacccatcttcaatgctcttactgagggaaggaggttgttggccaagatctcgcgatacatggccccatccatcttcccctcaatacggtgcagtcatcctgtccccttagcagaaaaccatccccaaagaatgatgtttccacctccatgcttcacggttgggatggtgttcttggggttgtactcatccttcttcttcctccaaacacggcgagttgagtttagaccaaaaagctctatttttgtctcatcagaccacatgaccttctcccattcctcctctggatcatccagatggtcattggcaaacttcagacgggcctggacatgcgctggcttgagcagggggaccttgcgtgcgctgcaggatttgaatccatgacggcgtagtgtgttactaatggttttctttgagactgtggtcccagctctcttcaggtcattgaccaggtcctgccgtgtagttctgggctgatccctcaccttccacatgatcattgatgccccacgaggtgagatcttgcatggagccccagaccgagggtgattgaccgtcatcttgaacttcttctattttctaataattgcgccaacagttgttgccttctcaccaagctgcttgcctattgtcctgtagcccatcccagccttgtgcaggtctacaatttgatccctgatgtccttacacagctctctggtcttggccattgtggagaggttggagtctgtttgattgaatgtgtggacaggtgtcttttatacaggtaacgagttcaacaggtgcagttaatacaggtaatgagtagagaacaggagggcttcttaaagaaaaactaacaggtctgtgagagccggaattcttactggttggtaggtgatcaaatacttatgtcatgcaataaaatgtaaattaattacttaaaaatcatacaatgtgattttctggatttttgttttagattccatctctcacagttgaagtgtacctatgatacaaattacagacctctacatgctttgtaagtaggaaaacctgcaaaatcagcagtgtatcaaatacttgttctccccactgtatgtctaatttatataagtattcacacccctgagtcaatactttgtagaagcacctttggtgaCGATTTCAGCTTTTAgacgtcttgggtatgtctgtgtcagctttgcacatctggattcagggattttctcccattcttccttgcagatttgcTCAAACTCTGTTAAAGGTGCACTATGtagaaatcactccgccatttcctggttgctaaaatgctAATAGTTCGGCtaatcacatttacgtaagtattcacacccctttgctatgacactccaaattgagctcaggggcaTCCAATtgcctttgatcatccttgagacgtcgctacaacttgattggagtccacttgtggccAATTCagttgtttggacatgatttcgaaagaaacacacctgtctatataaggtcccacagttgacagtgcatgtcagagcagaaactataccatgaagtccaagaactgtccgtagatctccgagatagaattgtgatgaggcaaaTATCTGGgtaagggtataaaacaatttctagagtgttgaaagtttccaagagcacagtggtctccatcattgggataTTGAAAACAAATATTGAACTACCcagcctagagctggccgtccgacctaACTGAGctaccgggcaagaaggaccttggtcagggaggtgaccaagaacccatgaccactctgacagaacttggctgagatgggagaacttgccagaaggacaacagtctctacaccacttcaccaatctgggctttatgggagagtggccagacggaagacacccctgagaaaaaggcacatgacggcacgtgaactctttggcctgaatgtaaaGTGCTATGTCTGAAGAAAACCAGGCACAACcacacccgtctaacaccatccctaccgtgaagcatagtggtggcaacatcatgctatggggatgcttttcagttgcagggactgggatactggTAAGGATatagggaacaatgaatggagctaaatacaggcaagtccttgatgagaacctgcttccgagtgcaaatgaccttagactgggggcgaagatttacgttccaacaggacaatgaccccaagtatactgccaaagcaatgctggaatggcttcagaacaagaatgtgaaagtccttgagtggcccagacaaagcccagacttgaatcccatttgaaatctatggaaagacttttgtacaccagcttatggttatggaaaatatatttcacagcggtttagatggtacaatgattctctacactatacttgcttgttatgtcacataaactgaaattagccGTACTATTAGCATTTTAGCAACCATGAAATGACGgtgcaatttctgcatagtgcacatttaacagagcttgaaaaaatctgcaaggaagaatgggagaaaatccccaaatccagatgtgcaaagctgatacagacatacccaagacgactcaaagctgtaatcgccaccaaaggcgcttctacaaagtattgactcaggggtgtgaatacttatgtaaattagatgtttgtatttcattttcaatgaatttgcaaaataatctaaacatattttcactttgtcattatgggatattgtgtgtagacgggtgagatataaaaaaaaaaatgtaatccattatttaattcaggctgcaacacaacaaaatgtggaataagtcaaatggtatgaatactttctcaaggaaCTGTATGTGGTCACATTGTATTATATAACTGGGAAGCAGATTGGATCTAGTTTGAATCGAGGTAGTCATCATCCACTGTTTCTCCTGCAGAAAGGTGACATCATCCATATCATTGAGAAGGACCCGGTCGGCACATGGACAGGGAAGCTCAACAACAAGGTGGGCACCTTCAAGTTCATCTATGTCAACATCTTACCGGACCAGGCCACGCCGCCCATGAGGAAAAGGTGCTCCAACAAGAACCGCTTCTCCAAGGCCAAAAACAAGCCCCAGACCCTGGAGGAAGTTCTGGAGAGGATCGGTCTCACCGTAAGACAATCATATCTTCTTAATCTCATACAGATTCAAATAGACAATTGGCTTCGAGAACGCAATCAAAGAGCAATCATTATTAACTTAGATCAGTTCAGAGTTGGAAAAAGTTTAAACACAGAGTGCTGCATAAAGACAGTGAAATTGGATAAGTATTTGACAATGCATCTCGTATAATTGCATTGCATTCGAAGCTTTCAGAAGTCCCTGTCAAATGATGAACATTTATTTTTGGATTATTGTGCAATGCTAATGTGATGCTTCTCTCTGTTGTTCAGGAGCTGGGCTCTTTGCTGTCTATGCATGGCTTCCAGAGCCTGGAGGACTTTGGCGGGCTGAAGGAGTCCCACCTCAACGAACTTAACATCACAGATGCTGAGCAACGTACCAAGATCCTGACTGCTACTGAGCTGCTGCGTGACTGTAGGTCCACTCTCAATTCCATATAATAACATACTAGATCACACACGAAACACACTATAGGGAGCCCATGATCACATAATAATCATAGAAAAACTAAGCACACAGATGCCATGCTTTACTACAGGTAGATGATGCCATAATGTACCTGTAAGCTATCACCCCATTGTATGTATTCATTTCTCTTTTACATGGGAGCCTCCCTCATAGCCTCCTATGTGGTACTTCAAGATGTAATGTAATGCAGGACATTTTCAGCAAAGCCTATAAGTGTATGCTTTTCTCTATACAGTGccatcttcagctttctctcCTTTCTTGGAAAGTATCCTTTCCGGGAATATTGTTACCTAATTAGCTTCATTTTATGAGGCAAACTGTACAGTAATGGTACAACATTCCACTCACATGTTCCTGCTGTGCTCATTGGCCTGTAGGAAACCTCATTTGACCCTCAGAAACACTTTGATATGGGAGCTCTCTTCCCTCCAGCCAGATCATTAGCCCTCTTTTAAACACCTGTCCTCTAGCTGTTTCCTCTGTTCTGAACATAACTGCTTGGTTGGCCGTTAGCCTGAGGGGCTAGCAGCTTCAACGTGCTTCCCTGTTTTAATTACATACACTATAACTGGGATTCAAACGAACCACATTGCGCTGACGTCGCACTGCACTTGACTTTAAAGGCAATTTCCCTGACATTAGAGGCACATACACATAATAATGACATTTGTACCAACACTGAAATTGATGGGATCGTTATTTACGCTGTATTGATGCTCATGATTGTTTTGTCTTTGTCCCCGTCAGCGGATGATGAGTCTGAGCCAGAGGAGGAGGGAAGTAGCGCTGAGGAGAAGGGTGACGTACCCAGGGACTCAGGCTGCTTCGAGAGCACAGAGAACATGGAGAACGGGCGCCATGAACCAGAGGGAGAGCCTGGTACGGAGCAGAAGTCTAACCAGGAGCCAGAGCAGCAACAGAGCGAGGAGGAGCAGCTGAGTTCTGTCGAGGAGCAACTGCAGGAGCTTACAGTGGATGAGGAGGTCTCCTGAGCGCTGAAGAGAAGAGAAGCTCTGGAATTGAAGAGAACCTTGGTTGGTTGACTTTACTAACGGACATTTATCAAAAGTCAACGACAATtggttgatttattcaaaccatcAGAATAGAGCGATAAAGTCAGGATTAAGCCACATATACTGCGAGGGAGTGTCTTTTCATTTGTGGCCCCCACACTTTTGAAACAAAGGGCCATAGGGACTGCAACCATAGCATGCGCTCCACCAGTAACTACTGAAAATGTTTTGGAAGAATGCAAGACCTTTTGAAAGTATCTATTTTTTGTTGAAAGCTGTAAATACAAATTGATTGTGCAAGTGTCGTCCTTTTCCTTGATACCATGTCATTTGAGCAGTTCTGAGTGGATTTTGTATATACTGAGAGCATTCATATCATCTTTCCAGGGTACTGTTAAGACCTTAGTAAGGACATACAAACTTTAATATTCTTCAGTGTGTTTTGGACCTGATATGGTCACGTATTTCCTATTATTTCCATCAATGAACAGGTAAGAAACATGACTTTCCTGTGACTTTTAAATCCTTTATTCTGTCATGTTTCATCTATTATTTTTGAACATTTGAGGTATTTTAATTTTAAATGTTTTGAGTTTTCAATATGTAATGCTTTTGcatgcatgttttttttcaaCCGTTATTTTAGAAATAGACAACCAATTCTTGAATATGACCTATGAATGAATGTTTATATATTATGTGGACTGTATATAACTTTTAGACATTTGACAGCACCAAAGCCATATCTCATGTGTTCAGAGTTTTCATTGTATATTTGTTTTTACCTTTTTGTTGTGTTGATCAAAGTTAACATctatatgtctgtcatagttgttaGGTTGACTTTTCTGTATTCAATTTgaaataaaacacttttttttatacCGGTGGAGATGATTAAAAGAACTGATCAGATCTTCTTGACCACCTCCGAAAGGAGGAATTGATTGGTTGGATAGGCTATGGCAGTCATGACATTTGTCAGCCGGTCAGGAACaagggcaggggaaaaaatacatgtcatctgtaTGCACTTGAATAGTGAATGGAGGCCGCTTTACCACTGGTTCGTTTTTTTAAATCatgccaggtaggctactccAGTTAATTCTCTCCAcccatcaaccactgtttgaggagcatgcagcctctcacTGCGCGACAgatgatattccgcccaaactctgtatgccatcggctctccaaccctgttcctgtagcTACCCAGTGTttcatttgggaaaccaagtgaaatctgttcgggaacattgaTAGTAACAGTTTCACAACAAAAcaaattaaactgttgacagcccctctccgCACGTTTGAGAAATGAATAGAGAAGATGGAAACGCATGGTGGTGAAATATTCTGTTGCTAAAGGTaatgtcagcctattaattatgaaaatacagTATCAAAAATGCCCTACACTGTAAGACTTTCCTGTAATCTCAACAGTAAAAAACActgtagaatgcacagtaaaGATGGCGCCGTACTGGATGGCTGTCGTTTTGCAAGCTCCGacccaactgtgctattttgttgtttatttttactatattttCACAATGTATCCGCTCTTATTTCTTACAACCGACAATAACTTTTGATCatgagatcagcatttaccccaATTCCGGCTTCTACTTCGACTCATCTACCCTGGGCTCTCTCTGTAATTCCGACCGAATTTCCGGGCTACCCAAGAGGAAACGCCAGCGTTACAGAGGCAAGAGGAGGGAATCCTGGTGAGAATAAGGCGAAGGGAAAACCGGCCACCTCTACCCCGTCCAGTCTACTGGCCAATATACACTCcataataagatggatgacctccgatCGTGGATTTGCTACCAACAGGAATCTCGAAA
This genomic window contains:
- the sash3 gene encoding SAM and SH3 domain-containing protein 3, which produces MLRRKPSNASEKEQVQKKKLTLQRSSSFKDFMKPKSPVVVDKEFNLDYTVPEDVPVEDAVKSGSKQGKKSWRNVISRTMTRKTSKTVQKALAEEGGESGEEGSLSPTTDWMQGLTAGNRTSVCSNGSEDTVHSPVSRQLSGCGDRQSLDSGYSQRNSMRLEESGPPYEGPFCGRARVHTDFIPSPYDIESLKLQKGDIIHIIEKDPVGTWTGKLNNKVGTFKFIYVNILPDQATPPMRKRCSNKNRFSKAKNKPQTLEEVLERIGLTELGSLLSMHGFQSLEDFGGLKESHLNELNITDAEQRTKILTATELLRDSDDESEPEEEGSSAEEKGDVPRDSGCFESTENMENGRHEPEGEPGTEQKSNQEPEQQQSEEEQLSSVEEQLQELTVDEEVS